The following proteins are co-located in the Salvia hispanica cultivar TCC Black 2014 unplaced genomic scaffold, UniMelb_Shisp_WGS_1.0 HiC_scaffold_746, whole genome shotgun sequence genome:
- the LOC125199941 gene encoding superoxide dismutase [Fe], chloroplastic-like, with the protein MAAAVATPLKFTFSSSHGSTRHLQWRNNQRSIKRPYRGVITAKVEHKPPPYSLEALEPHMSRETFEYHWGKHHRAYVDNLNKQIVGTELDTLPLEEIILATYNKGDLLPPFNNAAQVWNHEFFWESMKPGGGGQPSQQVLDLIKRDFGSFEAFVTEFKAAAATQFGSGWAWLVYKANKLDVGNAVNPVPSEEDKKLVVVKSPNAINPLVYDYSPLLTIDVWEHAYYLDFQNRRPDYISTFMEKLVSWDAVSLRLEAAKARAAEREREEERARNEYEGDDSQSDPQPVEMYVTDSDDSEAD; encoded by the exons ATGGCAGCGGCTGTTGCCACTCCTTTAAAATTCACCTTTTCCAGTTCCCACGGCTCCACGCGCCACCTTCAATGGCGGAACAATCAG CGAAGCATCAAGAGGCCTTATCGCGGTGTGATAACAGCGAAGGTCGAGCATAAGCCCCCGCCTTACTCACTT GAAGCTCTAGAACCTCATATGAGCCGTGAAACATTTGAATATCATTGGGGGAAGCATCACAGGGCATATGTTGACAACCTTAACAAGCAAATTGTTGGGACTGAACTAGATACATTGCCCTTGGAGGAAATCATACTTGCCACTTATAACAAGGGTGATCTCCTTCCTCCCTTCAACAATGCTGCTCAG GTGTGGAATCATGAGTTCTTCTGGGAGTCAATGAAACCCGGTGGTGGAGGTCAGCCATCTCAACAAGTTTTAGATTTGATAAAGAGAGATTTTGGCTCTTTTGAAGCTTTTGTCACTGAATTCAAGGCGGCTGCAGCAACGCAGTTCGGTTCTGGTTGGGCTTGGCTCGTGT ataaagcaaataaactcGACGTTGGAAATGCAGTGAATCCTGTTCCATCGGAGGAAGACAAGAAGCTAGTGGTGGTGAAGAGTCCAAATGCTATCAATCCTCTTGTCTATGATTACTCT CCGCTGCTGACGATTGATGTTTGGGAG CATGCCTACTACCTTGATTTCCAG AACCGGCGGCCTGATTATATATCGACCTTCATGGAGAAACTGGTTTCTTGGGATGCCGTGAGTTTGAGGCTTGAAGCTGCTAAAGCTAGAGCTgctgagagagaaagagaggaagagagagcgagaaatgaatatgaaggGGATGACAGCCAATCTGATCCGCAACCGGTAGAAATGTATGTGACTGATTCGGATGATTCTGAGGCTGATTGA